From Bacteroidales bacterium, a single genomic window includes:
- a CDS encoding MCE family protein produces the protein MALGHKSKIALIGLLVSIGIFILIWGINFLKGRDVFSNENFYKVTYQHVSGLSESSSVLFNGFKVGTVHSIKINFEQIGNIDVVIGVNPKIDIPVGTIARIVSIDLMGTKAVELEFTENKQFHKSGDTLISDTEESLKEQVSIQMLPLKHKAEDLLNEMEEAIRMVRLVFNEETREDIQKAFTHINSSTKNIHSITNKLDTLLVNKSDDIQATVVNIRSLTDNLNKSNKEIRQIINNLDKTTDSISNISFVSLTDNINKTTASVKSTMERIEKGEGTVGKMMQNDTLYYSLVEAVENLSKLSEDINKNPKRYFNFSIFSREVKK, from the coding sequence ATGGCATTAGGTCATAAATCAAAAATTGCCTTAATAGGCTTACTTGTCTCAATTGGTATATTTATACTAATATGGGGGATTAACTTTTTAAAAGGTAGAGACGTATTTTCAAATGAAAATTTTTATAAAGTTACTTATCAACATGTTAGTGGATTATCCGAATCGTCTTCAGTTTTATTTAATGGTTTTAAAGTAGGAACTGTTCATTCAATAAAAATCAATTTTGAACAGATTGGCAATATAGATGTAGTAATAGGAGTTAACCCTAAGATAGATATTCCTGTTGGCACTATTGCGCGTATTGTTAGTATTGATTTAATGGGAACAAAAGCCGTAGAGCTTGAGTTTACCGAAAATAAACAGTTTCATAAATCAGGCGACACGTTGATTTCAGACACGGAAGAGAGCTTAAAAGAGCAAGTAAGTATACAAATGTTACCCCTAAAACATAAGGCAGAAGATTTGTTAAATGAGATGGAGGAAGCTATAAGAATGGTAAGATTGGTTTTTAATGAAGAGACACGAGAAGATATTCAAAAAGCATTTACTCATATTAACTCTTCAACTAAAAACATACACAGTATTACTAATAAACTAGATACTCTACTTGTTAATAAATCTGATGATATACAAGCTACGGTTGTAAATATCAGAAGTTTGACAGACAACCTAAATAAAAGCAATAAAGAGATACGACAAATAATTAACAATTTAGATAAAACCACAGACTCTATATCAAACATCTCATTTGTAAGTTTAACCGATAATATCAATAAAACAACGGCTTCTGTTAAATCCACAATGGAAAGAATTGAAAAGGGCGAGGGCACAGTTGGAAAGATGATGCAAAATGACACCTTATACTACTCACTTGTCGAAGCGGTTGAAAACCTGAGCAAACTGTCCGAAGATATAAATAAAAATCCTAAGAGGTATTTTAACTTTAGTATCTTTAGCAGAGAAGTTAAAAAATAA
- the dnaA gene encoding chromosomal replication initiator protein DnaA produces MKFNSHDQIWERCLNIIRDNVPVQAFKTWFAPIKPLHFEGTDLRLQVPSMFYVEILEEHYIGLLKSTLRRVIGPGAKLSYEPVMVQDLTNENSKTIAMPAQGKVNTVNKLVEIPISVDRRHEIKNPFVIPGLQKLKIDSQLNPQYTFDNFIEGDCNKLARSAGLNIAANPGKTAFNPLFIHGGSGYGKSHLAHAIGLQVKEQHPDKMVLYVHAHQFQQQFVDAVQANETNDFINFYRMIDVLIIDDIHSFAQGNKPKTQEAFFHIFNYLHQNFKQLVLTCDKSPAELQGLEQRLLSRFKWGLIAELQAPDYETRLAILKHRLYRDGVELNPEIQKYIAKNVTTNVREMEGALVSLLAHSTLNKNEITLSLAQDLIDKLVKNTRKSITVDLIQNTICSYYKVSLEQLNSKTRRREIVQARQVAMYFAKALTKESLASIGTSIGGKDHATVLHACKTVRNLMETDRSFREDVLELEKIFKG; encoded by the coding sequence ATGAAATTTAATAGTCATGATCAAATATGGGAGAGGTGTCTTAATATAATTCGAGACAATGTACCAGTACAAGCATTTAAAACTTGGTTCGCTCCAATAAAACCACTACATTTTGAAGGAACAGATTTGCGACTACAAGTCCCATCAATGTTTTATGTAGAGATTTTAGAAGAACACTATATTGGACTATTAAAATCAACACTACGCCGAGTTATTGGACCCGGTGCTAAATTATCATACGAGCCAGTTATGGTCCAAGATTTAACCAACGAAAACTCTAAAACTATTGCTATGCCCGCACAAGGAAAAGTAAACACTGTGAACAAGCTTGTTGAAATACCAATTAGTGTCGACAGAAGGCACGAAATAAAAAACCCTTTCGTAATACCTGGTTTACAAAAGCTTAAAATAGATTCACAATTAAATCCACAATACACATTTGATAATTTTATAGAAGGCGATTGCAATAAATTAGCTCGCTCGGCAGGATTAAATATAGCTGCAAATCCGGGCAAAACAGCATTTAATCCGTTGTTTATTCACGGTGGCAGTGGATATGGAAAGAGTCACCTTGCTCATGCCATAGGTCTTCAGGTTAAAGAACAGCACCCTGACAAAATGGTTTTATATGTTCATGCACATCAATTTCAACAACAATTTGTTGATGCAGTACAAGCTAATGAGACTAACGATTTTATCAACTTTTATAGAATGATAGATGTATTGATAATTGATGATATACACTCATTTGCACAAGGAAACAAGCCCAAAACGCAGGAAGCATTCTTTCATATTTTCAACTATTTGCATCAAAACTTTAAGCAACTTGTGTTAACATGTGATAAGTCGCCAGCCGAACTACAAGGTTTAGAACAACGACTTTTATCGCGCTTTAAATGGGGATTAATTGCCGAGCTACAAGCACCCGATTACGAAACACGATTAGCTATATTAAAACATCGTTTATATAGAGATGGAGTTGAACTTAACCCAGAAATACAAAAGTATATTGCTAAAAACGTAACTACAAACGTTAGGGAAATGGAGGGTGCTTTAGTTTCACTCTTAGCACATTCTACTTTAAATAAAAATGAAATAACTTTAAGTTTAGCTCAAGATTTAATAGATAAACTTGTTAAAAACACGCGTAAATCAATTACAGTTGATTTAATACAAAACACAATATGTAGCTATTATAAAGTTTCTCTCGAACAACTTAACAGTAAAACACGCCGTAGAGAAATTGTCCAAGCGCGACAAGTTGCAATGTATTTTGCTAAAGCGTTGACTAAGGAGTCATTAGCCTCAATTGGCACATCAATAGGAGGGAAAGATCACGCAACTGTCCTTCACGCCTGTAAAACAGTCAGAAATTTAATGGAAACTGACAGGAGCTTTAGAGAGGATGTGTTAGAGTTGGAGAAAATATTTAAAGGTTAA
- a CDS encoding LPS-assembly protein LptD translates to MNRYFYILLLLLLTFPIELLWSQDESIDKPKPSVQKKSKSMLEMPIDYQAQDTIKVFIRKKKEVLIGNAKVTYQNMELTADYIEIDFEKGEVFATCKPDSTGQMSGFPVFKEGPDQFEAYSIRYNFNTKKGLIHDVVTEQDGGFLHSSTTKKHSANIIDIKKGKYTTCENEHPHFYIALSKARIIQNEKIVAGPAYLVIEDIPTPVAIPFGYFPFTKEKASGIIIPSYGDSRERGFYLTNGGYYWAGTDYFDFRILGSIYTKGSWDLEARSRYKLRYKFGGVLAFKTEKIVIGEKGTSDRQVRDGYVFTWNHNQDPKANPYQRFGANVNLRSTSSNIYSTNLNNYIQNTVSSDISYQRTFSGTPFSLSANAKHVLNTIDTSVTLTLPTATLNMTRQTPFARKERIGKQKWYETIGITYNANLQNTAKMHERDFFTNRMNDKFKYGVNHNINSNASLKVLKHINITPQASYKERWYFEQFNKKFIKGTMHDSLMIDPPIRDTVIADTSQGFYRVWDYNTSVSMSTMIYGMFKFHPKLPVKAIRVVHKPSISLSYKPDFGEQKYGYYNHDTIAALNYNRYAGSIFGTPSVGESKSISFSLNNNVEMKVRTRKDSLNDSKKITIFDAIGLSTNYNAAIDSLNWSPLSFNARTKLFDFLNFNLSGSMDWYTFDEVAMRRINKFQYKVDKKLGRLTSVNFTANFSLNSTSFGDKNERVSLDPYDYNYYYNYFDIPWSISVGYTYSYAKPDTKKRVIQNVNISGDFSVTNKWKISYSTGYDIERKQISLTNLGITRDLHCWIMRFEWVPFGERQSYFFTIGVKSSILQDLKFDKREYYFDTVR, encoded by the coding sequence GTGAATCGATATTTTTACATATTACTTTTATTACTATTAACATTTCCGATAGAATTATTATGGTCTCAAGATGAGTCTATTGATAAGCCAAAACCTTCTGTACAGAAAAAAAGCAAATCAATGCTAGAAATGCCAATAGATTATCAGGCTCAAGATACAATAAAAGTTTTTATCAGGAAAAAAAAGGAGGTTTTGATAGGTAATGCAAAGGTAACATATCAAAATATGGAACTTACGGCTGATTACATTGAAATCGACTTCGAAAAGGGAGAAGTGTTTGCAACTTGCAAACCCGACAGCACAGGGCAAATGTCTGGTTTTCCGGTATTTAAAGAGGGTCCGGACCAATTTGAGGCTTATTCTATTAGATATAATTTCAACACAAAGAAAGGTTTGATTCACGATGTTGTGACAGAACAAGATGGGGGGTTTTTACATAGCTCTACTACAAAAAAACACTCTGCCAATATTATTGATATTAAAAAGGGTAAATATACAACCTGCGAGAATGAGCATCCACATTTTTACATCGCTTTGTCAAAAGCTCGAATTATCCAGAACGAAAAGATAGTTGCCGGACCAGCCTACTTGGTTATCGAAGACATACCTACACCCGTTGCTATTCCTTTCGGTTATTTCCCATTTACTAAAGAAAAAGCCTCTGGAATTATTATTCCATCTTATGGTGATAGTCGTGAAAGAGGCTTTTACCTTACTAATGGCGGATATTATTGGGCGGGCACTGATTACTTCGACTTTAGAATTTTAGGCTCAATTTACACAAAGGGTTCATGGGATTTGGAAGCAAGATCAAGATACAAACTACGTTACAAATTTGGAGGTGTTTTGGCATTCAAAACCGAGAAAATAGTGATAGGCGAAAAAGGGACGTCTGACAGACAAGTGCGTGATGGATATGTATTTACATGGAACCATAACCAAGACCCTAAGGCTAACCCCTACCAACGTTTTGGAGCTAATGTTAATTTAAGGTCAACCTCATCTAATATCTACTCTACAAACCTTAATAACTATATTCAAAACACTGTGTCGAGCGATATCTCTTACCAGAGAACATTCTCGGGCACACCTTTTTCTCTATCTGCTAATGCTAAGCACGTTTTAAACACAATTGATACAAGTGTTACACTTACTCTACCAACAGCAACACTTAATATGACACGACAAACTCCCTTTGCACGAAAAGAGAGAATTGGAAAACAAAAATGGTACGAAACAATTGGGATAACCTATAATGCAAACTTGCAAAACACTGCAAAAATGCACGAGCGTGACTTTTTTACCAACAGAATGAACGACAAATTCAAATATGGTGTCAATCACAACATAAACTCAAATGCGTCACTAAAAGTGTTAAAGCATATTAATATAACGCCGCAAGCATCGTATAAAGAACGTTGGTATTTTGAGCAATTTAACAAGAAATTTATCAAGGGAACAATGCATGATAGCCTAATGATAGACCCTCCAATACGAGACACAGTTATTGCTGATACTTCGCAAGGTTTTTACCGTGTTTGGGATTATAACACATCAGTAAGCATGAGCACCATGATATATGGTATGTTCAAGTTTCATCCAAAACTACCCGTAAAAGCCATAAGAGTTGTACATAAACCATCAATTTCATTATCGTATAAGCCCGATTTTGGCGAACAAAAGTACGGATATTACAATCATGACACTATTGCGGCTTTAAACTACAACAGGTATGCAGGTAGTATTTTTGGAACTCCGTCGGTAGGAGAATCAAAGTCTATTTCGTTCAGCCTTAATAATAATGTTGAAATGAAAGTTCGAACCAGAAAAGATTCCCTAAATGATTCAAAAAAAATCACTATTTTCGATGCTATTGGGTTGTCAACAAACTACAACGCAGCTATAGATAGTCTAAACTGGTCACCACTTAGTTTTAATGCCCGAACTAAACTATTCGATTTTTTGAACTTTAATTTAAGCGGAAGCATGGATTGGTACACATTTGATGAGGTTGCTATGCGGCGTATCAATAAATTTCAATACAAAGTCGACAAAAAATTAGGACGACTGACCTCTGTTAACTTTACCGCTAATTTTAGCCTAAATTCAACATCTTTTGGCGATAAAAACGAACGCGTTAGTTTAGATCCATATGACTACAATTACTATTATAACTATTTTGATATCCCCTGGTCAATTAGCGTTGGGTACACATATTCATACGCAAAGCCTGATACAAAAAAGCGTGTTATTCAGAACGTTAACATTTCGGGAGACTTTAGTGTAACAAACAAATGGAAAATAAGCTATTCAACTGGTTATGACATCGAAAGGAAACAAATTTCACTTACGAACTTGGGAATAACGAGAGATTTACACTGTTGGATAATGCGCTTCGAGTGGGTTCCATTTGGAGAGCGACAAAGCTACTTCTTTACAATTGGAGTTAAATCAAGTATTTTACAAGACCTTAAATTTGATAAACGAGAATATTATTTCGATACTGTACGATAA
- the rpmG gene encoding 50S ribosomal protein L33, giving the protein MGKKAKGNRIQVILECTEHKESGMPGTSRYITTKNRKNTTGRMELKKYNPILKRMTLHREIK; this is encoded by the coding sequence ATGGGAAAGAAAGCAAAAGGCAATCGTATACAAGTAATTCTTGAGTGCACTGAGCATAAAGAGAGTGGAATGCCTGGAACATCGAGGTATATAACCACTAAAAACCGGAAAAACACAACCGGAAGAATGGAATTAAAAAAATACAACCCAATATTAAAACGCATGACATTACATCGCGAAATTAAATAA
- a CDS encoding 50S ribosomal protein L28, translating into MSRVCQITGKKMMVGNNVSHSNRRTKRRFYPNIFKKRFYIPEEDRWITLRVSANGIRTINKNGLLNSLKEAQKKGFIKSY; encoded by the coding sequence ATGTCACGAGTTTGTCAAATAACAGGAAAAAAGATGATGGTCGGTAATAATGTTTCGCACTCAAACCGTAGAACAAAAAGACGTTTTTACCCCAACATATTTAAGAAAAGATTCTACATTCCTGAAGAAGATCGTTGGATTACTCTAAGAGTATCAGCCAATGGAATTAGAACAATCAACAAAAACGGGCTATTAAATAGCCTTAAAGAAGCCCAAAAAAAAGGTTTTATTAAAAGTTATTAA
- a CDS encoding CinA family nicotinamide mononucleotide deamidase-related protein: MSKYSAVIVTIGDEILIGQILDTNSQWLANNLFSEGFTIAEIISIGDIAEKLIEVLEYVNNRFDFVVFTGGLGPTNDDRTKVILNNWFGAKLVLNHDVLSDISEMHFRRHGNKNLNQRNHDQAMVPDCCTVLRNEVGTAPGMVFSKDDSKTIFAILPGVPFEMKWLYENRLKEIINSKFDLIPQTYDLFHVMGISESALAHLLEDWEEQLPDEWKPAYLPAAGIIKLRVFRPQPVTEHYKQSIDTLKNLLGEKLIAKDQDTILDTVAKLLVSNKLTIGTAESCTGGNIARVFTQKAGASDYFKGSIVSYSNEIKTNILKVDEKSIEKFGAVSQEVVEQMSAGAQKILNCDIVVSTTGIAGPTGGTEQKPVGTVWISVYFKGKFFTEKYLFGKTREINIERTTNSAIYLLYKVLKNLYKPLV, translated from the coding sequence ATGTCAAAATATTCTGCTGTAATTGTCACTATAGGCGATGAAATATTAATAGGTCAAATATTAGACACTAATAGCCAGTGGCTTGCGAACAATCTTTTTTCTGAAGGCTTCACTATCGCTGAAATAATAAGCATTGGCGACATCGCCGAAAAGCTTATCGAAGTTTTGGAATATGTCAACAACCGTTTTGATTTTGTTGTATTTACAGGTGGCTTAGGTCCTACTAATGACGATAGAACTAAGGTTATACTAAACAATTGGTTTGGAGCTAAGTTGGTTTTAAACCATGATGTTTTGTCTGATATCTCCGAAATGCATTTTAGACGACACGGAAATAAAAATCTTAACCAACGAAATCACGATCAAGCAATGGTTCCCGACTGTTGCACTGTTCTAAGGAATGAAGTTGGCACCGCACCCGGTATGGTATTCTCAAAGGATGATAGCAAAACTATCTTTGCAATTCTGCCGGGAGTTCCTTTTGAGATGAAGTGGTTATATGAAAATAGATTAAAGGAGATAATCAATTCCAAATTCGACTTAATCCCACAAACCTACGACCTGTTTCATGTAATGGGTATTTCAGAATCAGCTCTTGCCCATCTGTTAGAGGATTGGGAAGAACAGTTGCCCGATGAATGGAAGCCCGCATACTTGCCCGCCGCAGGAATTATAAAATTGAGAGTTTTTCGCCCACAACCTGTTACAGAGCACTATAAACAGAGCATTGACACTTTGAAAAATCTTTTGGGTGAAAAACTAATTGCAAAAGACCAGGATACAATTCTTGATACAGTTGCTAAATTACTAGTATCCAATAAATTAACCATTGGAACTGCCGAGAGTTGCACCGGAGGAAATATTGCACGAGTCTTTACCCAAAAAGCCGGTGCAAGCGACTATTTTAAAGGCTCGATTGTATCCTATTCGAATGAGATTAAAACCAACATCCTAAAAGTTGATGAGAAATCTATAGAAAAGTTTGGTGCTGTTAGCCAAGAGGTTGTGGAACAGATGAGCGCAGGGGCACAAAAAATACTTAATTGCGATATCGTAGTATCAACAACAGGTATAGCTGGTCCCACTGGTGGAACTGAACAGAAACCAGTTGGCACAGTTTGGATATCAGTATATTTTAAGGGCAAGTTCTTTACAGAGAAGTATCTATTTGGAAAAACAAGAGAAATAAACATAGAGCGAACTACTAATAGTGCAATATATTTGTTATACAAGGTTTTAAAGAATTTATATAAACCTTTAGTTTAA
- a CDS encoding N-acetylmuramoyl-L-alanine amidase, whose product MSRFFLLLIVFLLGLQSAISQDSKIGKQSFTVVIDPGHGGKDSGALGSSTQEKDIVLRLALKLGGLINEGLPNIKVIYTRDTDVFIPLDQRSKIANENKANLFISLHANSSKNVKAHGTETFVMGLHKTQENLEVAQKENAVIVLEQDYSERYEGYDPSSAESFIIFSLMQNAHLDQSLQFANLVQNEFTQNVKRHNRGVKQAGFLVLWNTSMPCVLVEVGFISNREEEAYINSQKGIEQLASAIYRAVDSYFEELSIKLEKLSESQDGQANDNTTIKLPQKGIVFSVQLTASKATPDLGKKEFVELGKVYYLWLDGFNKYYHGTFSTYAEAKNAIENCKIYFPGAFITAFEDQKPIPVDVAIRKSSK is encoded by the coding sequence ATGTCTCGATTTTTTTTATTATTAATCGTTTTTTTATTGGGGTTGCAGAGTGCGATTTCTCAAGATAGTAAAATAGGAAAGCAGTCATTTACTGTTGTGATCGATCCCGGACATGGAGGCAAAGACTCAGGTGCTTTAGGGTCTTCTACACAAGAAAAAGATATTGTTCTTAGATTAGCTTTAAAATTAGGAGGACTTATCAACGAAGGATTACCAAATATTAAGGTTATTTATACACGTGATACAGATGTTTTTATTCCATTGGATCAACGCTCAAAAATTGCAAATGAGAATAAGGCAAACCTTTTTATTTCATTACATGCCAATTCATCCAAAAATGTTAAAGCCCATGGAACAGAGACCTTTGTAATGGGGCTACACAAAACCCAGGAGAACTTAGAAGTAGCACAAAAAGAGAACGCAGTTATTGTTCTTGAGCAAGATTATAGCGAGAGATATGAAGGTTACGATCCATCATCTGCTGAATCGTTTATCATTTTTTCATTGATGCAAAATGCGCATCTTGATCAAAGTCTCCAATTTGCAAATCTTGTACAAAACGAATTTACTCAAAATGTTAAAAGGCATAACCGAGGCGTAAAGCAGGCGGGTTTTCTTGTGTTATGGAATACTAGCATGCCCTGTGTATTAGTGGAAGTAGGATTTATTTCAAATAGAGAAGAAGAAGCTTATATCAATAGCCAAAAAGGTATAGAGCAGTTAGCATCAGCTATTTACAGAGCTGTTGATTCATATTTTGAGGAGTTAAGTATAAAATTAGAAAAACTAAGTGAGAGCCAAGATGGTCAGGCTAATGATAATACAACCATAAAGTTACCTCAAAAAGGAATTGTATTTTCTGTTCAGCTAACGGCATCAAAGGCAACACCCGACTTGGGTAAAAAAGAGTTTGTTGAATTAGGAAAAGTCTATTATTTATGGCTAGACGGGTTTAATAAATACTATCACGGTACATTTAGTACGTATGCAGAAGCTAAAAATGCAATAGAAAATTGTAAAATATATTTTCCAGGAGCATTTATTACAGCTTTTGAGGATCAAAAACCAATACCCGTTGATGTAGCTATTAGAAAGAGCTCAAAATAA
- a CDS encoding DUF2179 domain-containing protein: MDSFYDSNLFSYVVLPLLIFVARVIDVSIGTLRIIFLSKGFKKTAPIMGFFEVLIWILAIGEIMKNLNNWSCYLGYAAGFAAGNYIGILLEEKLAMGIHIVRVITEKGTKQLLNNFHDAGFGATVLGGEGHSGKVDVVYVIINRKDLPKVENIIEAHNPQSFYSIEDIKQVKHGIFPTPSLKNKRYRSPFNRLRKGK; the protein is encoded by the coding sequence ATGGACTCTTTTTACGACTCAAATCTGTTTTCTTATGTAGTATTGCCACTTCTTATATTTGTGGCACGCGTTATCGATGTTAGCATAGGTACGCTACGGATTATTTTCCTGTCAAAAGGATTTAAAAAGACCGCACCCATAATGGGTTTTTTTGAGGTTTTAATCTGGATTTTAGCAATTGGCGAGATAATGAAAAACCTAAATAACTGGAGTTGCTATCTTGGCTATGCAGCGGGCTTTGCTGCAGGAAATTATATAGGTATTCTCTTAGAAGAGAAGTTGGCAATGGGAATACATATTGTTAGGGTAATTACCGAAAAGGGTACTAAACAACTGCTTAATAATTTCCACGACGCTGGTTTCGGAGCAACTGTTTTAGGGGGTGAAGGTCACAGCGGCAAAGTTGATGTTGTGTATGTAATAATCAACAGAAAAGATTTACCAAAAGTTGAAAATATAATCGAAGCTCACAATCCTCAATCATTTTATTCTATTGAAGATATAAAACAGGTTAAGCATGGAATATTTCCGACACCATCATTGAAAAACAAAAGATATAGAAGTCCATTTAATAGATTAAGAAAAGGAAAATAA
- the ftsY gene encoding signal recognition particle-docking protein FtsY gives MFFFSKDKKETLDKGLHKTRESVLYKLGRAILGKSKVDNEVLDNLEEVLLSSDVGVDTTLRIIESVEKRIKRDKYVNTDELNNVLKQEIAALLEENDNEDEMGFNPPENKKPYVILVVGVNGVGKTTTIGKLAYQFKQSGNSVMLGAADTFRAAAVEQLVIWGERVGVPVIKQQMGADPASVAFDTVKSAVANNIDVVLIDTAGRLHNKINLMNELTKIRKVIQKIVPEGPHQVLLVLDGSTGQNAFEQAKQFTAATKVTDLALTKLDGTAKGGVVIGISDQFKIPVRYIGVGEGIENLQLFNKAEFVDSLFKS, from the coding sequence ATGTTCTTTTTCTCAAAAGACAAAAAAGAGACTCTTGATAAAGGGCTCCATAAAACACGAGAAAGTGTTTTGTATAAACTCGGTAGAGCAATACTCGGCAAATCAAAAGTTGATAATGAAGTACTTGACAATCTCGAAGAAGTGCTGCTTTCATCTGATGTTGGTGTCGACACCACTTTGAGAATTATTGAGTCAGTAGAAAAGCGCATCAAAAGAGATAAGTACGTTAACACTGATGAGCTGAATAATGTCTTAAAGCAAGAGATAGCTGCTCTATTAGAAGAAAACGACAACGAAGATGAAATGGGGTTTAATCCACCGGAAAACAAAAAACCTTACGTAATACTGGTTGTTGGCGTTAATGGTGTAGGCAAGACAACAACTATCGGGAAGTTGGCATACCAATTCAAACAGAGTGGTAACTCGGTTATGTTAGGAGCAGCTGACACTTTTCGAGCGGCAGCCGTTGAACAGCTTGTTATTTGGGGCGAACGTGTTGGGGTTCCGGTTATTAAGCAACAAATGGGAGCTGATCCTGCTTCTGTTGCTTTCGATACAGTTAAATCTGCCGTAGCAAACAATATAGATGTTGTTTTAATTGATACTGCAGGAAGACTGCACAACAAAATCAACCTAATGAACGAACTTACCAAAATAAGGAAAGTGATTCAAAAGATTGTTCCAGAGGGACCTCATCAGGTTTTGTTAGTTTTAGACGGTAGCACAGGACAGAACGCTTTTGAACAAGCAAAACAGTTTACTGCTGCTACAAAAGTTACCGACTTGGCACTGACCAAGTTAGACGGAACAGCAAAAGGTGGCGTTGTTATTGGTATCTCTGACCAATTTAAAATTCCGGTACGCTATATTGGTGTGGGTGAGGGAATTGAAAATTTGCAGCTGTTTAACAAAGCTGAGTTTGTGGATTCGCTGTTTAAAAGCTGA
- a CDS encoding DUF4295 domain-containing protein — translation MAKKAVATLRKGGSTKGYAKVIKMVKSPKTGSYQFKEDVVPQEEIKNFFSKK, via the coding sequence ATGGCAAAGAAAGCAGTAGCAACATTGAGAAAAGGTGGCAGCACAAAAGGTTACGCCAAAGTTATTAAAATGGTAAAATCTCCAAAAACTGGATCTTATCAGTTTAAAGAAGATGTTGTACCACAAGAAGAGATAAAAAATTTCTTTAGCAAAAAATAG